The following nucleotide sequence is from Streptomyces sp. NBC_00239.
CAGGACGACACCGTGTGCTCCCGTGGGGGGCCGGGCACCCGCCCGGCCCCCCACGCCACGTTCGGCCCCCACCGGCATGAGAGCCCGCCCGGCCGGGAAGGAGCCAGGCGTCCCGCCCTGCCGCGCCGCGCGCGTCCCACCGGGGGAGGCGTCCCCCAAGCGCCACCGGGTGCGCGCGCTTACCGTGGTCGAGGAGCCCCGTACGCCCGAAGGGACACAGACGATGACCGAAAGCGTGACCGGGAGCAAGACCAGCGTGACCGGGGGCAAGACCCTCCCCGCGGCCGAACGCGGCCGCACCACCATCGCGGACGGCGTGGTGGAGAAGATCGCGGGCCTGGCCGCCCGCGAGGTGCTCGGCGTGCACGCCATGGGCAGCGGGCTGTCCCGCACGTTCGGCGCCGTACGCGACCGGGTGCCCGGCGGCGGTGGCGGCAAGTCCGTATCGCGCGGGGTGAAGGCCGAGGTGGGAGAGGTCCAGACGGCCCTCGACCTGGAGATCGTCATCGACTACGGCGTGTCGATCACCGAGGTCGCCCGGGCCGTCCGTGAGAACGTCGTCTCGGCGGTGGAGCGCATGACCGGCCTCGAAGTCGTCGAGGTCAACATCGCGGTCACCGACGTCAAGCTGCCCGACGAGCCCGACGACGAGCCGGAGACCCGGATCCAGTAGGCGCGTGGTGGCGAGAGGAGCGCGCGATGAGCATGGCCGTGACCGGAATGGCCGCCGGGATGGCACTCGGGTTCGCCGGGTACTTCGGCGGCTTCGGAGCCTTCCTGCTGGTGGCGGCGCTCGGCGCCGTCGGATTCGTCGCCGGCAGGTTCTTCGACGGCGACCTGGAACCGGGCGATTTCTTCCGCTCGCGCGACGACCGGCGGCGGTGACCGGATGACGTCGCCCGCGCCCCGGTCCTCCAGGACCGTCCGCCTCGCCCCCGCGGACCGCGGGGCCACCCGGATCGCGGACCGGGTGGTCGCCCGGATCGCCGCCCAGGCGGCCCGCGAGGCCCTCGGGGCACCGCAGCCCGAGGCGGCGCCGCCGCACGCCTCGGTCACCGTCCACCACGACATCGCCCGGGTCCGCATCACCCTCGAACTCGGCTACCCCGGCGACCTCGGCGCCCAGTGCGCCGCCGTCCGCCGGCGCGTCGCCGACCGCATCGAGGAACTCGCCGGGATGGCCGTACCCGAGGTCGACATCGACGTGGAGCGGCTGCACTCCCTCCAGACCCGCCCGGGCGCCCGGGCCCGGCTCCGGTGAGCGGCGCGCCCGCCGGCCCCGCCCCGGCAGACGCGACCCCGGCCGGTCCCGCACCCGCCGGACCGGCTCCGCCGCCCGCTCGGGCCGGCCGGTTCCGCTCGGCCCGCCGCGTGCCCGCGGCCCTCACCGCCGCCGTCGTACTCGGTGCCGCCGCGCTCCTCCTGTACGACGTCACCGCCGTGCGCCTCGACCGGCCCGGCATGCAATGGCGCCGGGCGCTCGCCGACCGGCTGGCCGGCCACACCCTCGACGACCCCGGGACGGTCACCGCCGCCGTCGTCCTGGTCCTCCTCGGCGTCCTGCTGCTCGTCCTGGCGCTGACCCCGGGACTGCGCCACGTCCTGACCATGCGCAGCCCCGACGCGTCGGTGCGGGCCGGGCTGACCCGCAAGGCGGCCGGGCTGATCGTGCGGGACCGGGCGATGGAGGTCTCCGGGGTGCAGGCCGTCAAGGTCACCGTGGGCCGCGCCCGCATCCGGGTCGGCGTCTCCTCGCACTTCCGCGAACTGGACGACGTACGCACCGAACTCGACACGGTGCTGGCGGTGGCCGTCGACGAACTGGGCCTCGCCCACGCACCGCGCCTGCACGTACGGGTCACCCGACCGGCCCGGAAGGGGTGACGCGCATGCTGGGGACCGTCAACCGGATCCTGCTCGGGCTCGCCGGGCTCGTGCTGACCGCGCTCGGCACGGTCCTGCTGACCGGATTCCGGCCCTACGAGGGACGGCACGACGTGCTGCTCGGCGACGCCGAACGCACGCGGTGGCAGGAGCACGGATGGTGGTGGCCGGCGGTCATCGCCACCCTCGCCGTGCTGGTGCTCCTCGCACTGTGGTGGCTGCTCGCGCAGCTGCGGCGGTCCCGGCTCGCCGCGGTCCTCGTCGACACCGGCGACGGCGCCGGGGCGGTGCTCCGCGGCCACGCCCTGGAAGCGGCGCTGACCGCGGAGGCCGCGGCGCTGGACGGGGTGGCGCACTGCCAGGTCACCCTGCACGGGCGGCGCGGCGCGCCGCGGGCCCGGGTGCGGATGCGGCTCGCGCCGCACGCCGTGCCCGCCGACGCGCTGGCCGGACTGGCCGACGAGGTGCTGGCGCACGCCCGCGCCTCGGCGGGGCTGGCCGACCTGCCGGCGGAGGCCCGCCTCCAGGTGGCGTCCCACCACGCCCGGCGCGTCACCTGACGGGGTCCCGGCCGGCGATCAGCCCACCGGCCGGGATGGAGCCGCGGGGATGGAGCCGCCGGGACGGGGGCCGCGGGGATGGAGCCGCGGGGACGGAGCCGCGGGGACGGAGCCGCGGGGACGGAGCCGCGGGGACGGAGCCGCGGGGACGGAGCCGCCGGGACGGGGGCCGCCGGGACGGAGACGCCGGGCCGCAGAGCCGGCTCAGAAGCCGTGCCGGGAGCCGCCGTCGACCGGGAGCATCACACCGGTCAGGTACGAGGCGGCCGGCGACAGCAGGAAGGCGGCGGTGCGGCCGAACTCCTCGGCAGTGCCGTACCGGCGCAGCGGGATGCGGGACTCGTTGGCGACACGGGCCGCCTCGGCGTCGCCGGACAGCGCGTCCAGCTCCCGCACCCGGTCGGTGTCGATCCGCGCCGGCAGCAGGCCGACCACCCGGATGCCCTGAGGGCCCAGTTCGTCCGCGAGGGACTTCGCGAACCCGGCGAGGCCGGGCCGCAGCCCGTTCGAGATGGTCAGCCCGGGGATCGGCTCGTGCACCGAACCGGACAGCACGAAGCCGATGACGCCGCCCTCGTCCAGCTCGGCCGCCGCCGCCCGGGCCAGCCGCACCGCGCCCAGGAACACCGACTCGAAGGACGCCGTCCACTGCGCGTCCGTGTTGTCGGCGGCGAAGCCGGGCGGCGGGCCGCCGACGCTGACGAGGATGCCGTCGAAGCGGCCGAAGTGCTCCCGCGCGGTGGCGATCAGCCGGTGCGCGGTCTGCGGGTCGGCGTTGTCGGCGCTCACGCCGACGGCGTTCGGGCCGATCGCGGCGGCGGCTGCCGTGATCCGCTGCTCGTCCCGCCCGCTCACGACGACCTTCGCGCCGTCGGCGGCCAGTTCGCGCGCGGCGGCGAGGCCCAGCCCGCGGCCGGCTCCGGTGACGACGTAGACGCGGTCTCTCAGTCCAAGATCCATGCGTCACACGCTACGCGGTGGCGGGCTCGGGTTCCGGGCCGTCCGCGGCCAGGGCCGCCGCCGTCGCGGCGGCCCGGGCGGCCGCCTCGTCGCGGTCGCGCTTCTCGCGGCGCACCAGCACCACCCAGCCCACCGGGACGGCGGCGGCGAACAGCCACCACTGGACCGCGTACGCCATGTGCGGGCCGATCGAGTCGTGGTCGGGCTCGGGGACCGGCTCGGGGCTGTCGCCGGCCGGGACCGGCGCGGTCAGCTCCAGGTAGCCGCCGAGCACCGGCCGCTTCAGGGCGGCCGCCTGCTGCTCGCTGTTGATGAGCATCACCTGGCGGTCGGGCAGGCCCTTGCGGTCCTTGATGCCGCTGCCGGCGCTGGTCTCGTCGGCCTTGAGGCGACCGGTCACCGTGACCTCGCCGCGGGGGGCGGCGGGCACCGGCGGGTAGGCGCGTACGTCGCCGCCGCTCGCCACCCAGCCCCGGTTGACGAGCACGGCGCGGCCGTCGGGCAGCACCAGCGGGGTCACGACGTGGAAGCCGACCTTGTCGTCGGCGGAGGTCCGCATGCGCACCACGACCTCGTGGGCGCCGTCGTAGCGGCCGGTGGCGGTGACGGTCCGCCAGTAGTCGGCGCGCGGTACCTCGCGGCCGGGGGCGGCGAGGTCGGTCACCGGGACCGGCTTCGCGGCGAGGCTGCCGGCGATCAGCTCGTTCTGCGCGACCCGGTGCTCGTGGCGGTGGAACTGCCAGAAGCCCAGTCTGATCATCCCGGGGATGAGGGCGAGGGCGAAGAGGGTGAGGAACACCCACTGCCGGGTCAGCACAAAGCGGTACACGCCGTCGACGGTACCCGCAGCGGTCCGGGCCCCGGCCGCGGGGGTGCCCCACCCGCCCGGACACCGCGGCCGTGCGGCCACGCGGGTACGCGAACGCCCGGGGCCCGGTCTGCGGGCGCCCGGGCGTGCGGACGACGGGGAGCCGGACGGCGGGGGTCAGACGTGGTCGACGATGCCCACCTCCCCCTCCGCGCGGGCGCAGTGCCCGCCGCAGAACCACTGGCCATCGACCTCGACGCCCTGGCCGATGATCTGGACCCGGCAGTGCTCGCAGATGGGCGCCATGCGGTGGATGGCGCAGGAGAAGCAGTCGAAGACGTGCACCGCGCCCTGCGCGTGCACCTCGAAGGACATGCCGTAATCGTTTCCGCAGACCTCACAACGTGCCATGCGCCACAGGGTGGGACCGCGGGGTACCGGGGGGCGAGCGGGCGCCGGGCGCGTCGCCCCACGGTCACCCGTCTGCCGCAGCCACGTCCCGCAGCAGCTGGGTGAAGGCGGCCTCGTCGACGACCGGCGTGCCGAACGTCTTCGCCTTCACCGTCTTCGACGTCGCCGAGTCCGGGTCGTTGGTCACCAGCAGGCTGGTGAGCCGCGACACACTCGTGGCCACGTGTAGCCCCGCCTCGACGGCCCGGTCCTCCAGGAGCTCCCGGTCCACCGAGGTGTCACCCGAGAAGGCGATCCGCATGCCCTGCCGCAGCGGCCGGCCGTCCTCGTACCGGCCCGGGTTGGGGTACGGGCACGGGGGCCGCTTGCGCGAGGGCCGCCAGCTGCCGCCCGAAGATCCGTACGAGGCCTGGTAGCCGATGCGGGGTGCGGCGGGGGAGTCCGACCACTCGGTCAGCGGCCGGCACTCCAGCAGCGGCAGCCGTACGCCGTCGCGCGCGGCGGCGTGCAGCGAGGGCCGGAACGCCTCGGCGAGCACCCGGGCGTCGTCGAGCGCGTGGTGCGCGCGCTGCTGCACGACCCCGAAGTGCGCGGCCAGCGACTCCAGCTTGTGGTTGGGCAGCGGCAGCCGGAGCTCCTTCGACAGGGCGATGGTGCACAGCCGCTGACGGACCGGCGCGGCGGTCGCCGCCCGGGCGTACTCCCGGGCGATCATCTGCCAGTCGAACATAGCGTTGTGCGCGACGAGCACCCGGTCCGCGAGGCGGCCGGCGAACTCCTCGGCGATGTCCTGGAAGAGGGGCGCGCCGTCGAGCATGTCGCTGGTGAGGCCGTGGATCCAGACGGGACCGGGGTCACGCTGCGGGTTGACCAGGGTGTACCAGTGGTCCTCCACGTTGCCCTGCGCGTCGAGCCGGTAGACGGCGGCGGACACTATCCGGTCGTCGCGAGCGAGCCCGGTGGTCTCCACGTCGACCACCGCGTACCCCTGCGGGTACGCGGCGGGCCACGTCGTCTCTGCGGTCGTACGGTCGTCGAGCATGGTCACAGAGAATACGGGCCCGCACCGACACCCCGCTCCCGCACTCCCGGATCCGGCCGGGAGTGCGGGAGGGTGACGGGCTCGGGGCGGGCGCCTCGGCCGAGTTCGGCGACCAGGTCGCCGGCCGTGAGGCGGGCCGGCGAGGCGCAGGCGTCGACCGGGCCGGGGAACAGCCGGTACGAGGTGCCCGACGCCCGCTTCATCCGGCGGGCGGCAGCAGTGACGCGACCAGGGCGCGGACCGACAGGAGGAAGAGGCGGTCCGGGTCGGCCGGACGGGCCAGGGCGCGGGCCAGGGCCGGGTCCTCGGGGGCGGTGGCCGGGTCCCACAGGTCGCCCTCGGCCGGTGACTGGGCGGGGGAGCGCTCGCGGTTGCGCTCGACCAGGACGAAGCCCACGATCTGGAACTGGATCGCCCGTACGGCGTCCGCCGCGGCGCTGCCGCGCAGCCCGGCCGCGTGCACCTCGTGCACCAGCGCCTGCTGGGCGGGCAGGAACATCCGCTCGGTCAGGCCGCGTTCGTGGACCATCGCGATCAGGTGCGGGCGGTCGCGCACCTCGCGGCGGAGCATCCGGGCCACCGACACGATCCGCTCGGCGGGGGTGCGGCCGGCCGGCCGGATCGCGCCCATCTCGGTCACGGTCCGCTCCACGAGCGCGTCGAGCAGCGATTCGCGGTTGCCGACGTGCCAGTAGATGGAGGTGACGGCGGTGCCGAGCTCGGCGGCCAGTTTGCGCATGGTCAGGGCCGCCGGCCCGTGCTGTCTGACCAGGGACGCGGCCGCCGCGAGCACGTCCGAGCGGGTCAGCGCGCTTCGAGTCATTCCGTCCCCCGGAATCTGATGATTCGTCAATTCTGGTCCGTGCAGGCCTCTTTACCCTTCATCGGCGGCGGTGTAACTGTGTTACAGAACCCCCGGGACGAACCCAACGAAGGGTGGTACACCCATGGCACGGGTACGCTACGGCGCACGCACCGAGGCCGAGATCGCGGCCTCCCGCGCGAAGAGTTCCAAGCTCCCCGACATCTGGTCCACCGGTGTGGTGGCCGTGTGGGAGAGCGACCCCGAGGTGGTGGCGGCCGTCCTGCCGCCGCCCCTCAAGCCCGCCGAACGCCCCCTGGTCCGGGCCAACATCAGCAAGGTCGACCTGCCCGGCTACCCGCTCGGCGCGGGCTCCGTCGCCGTCGCCGCCCGGCACGGCGGGGTCGAGGGCTGGTACCCGCTGGTCATGCCGATGACCCTGGAGCGGGCCCTGACCGGCGGCCGCGAGGTCTTCGGCGAGCCCAAGAAGCTCGGCGAGGTCACCGTGGAGCGCGACGGCCTGGTGGTGCGCGCGGCCCTGGCCCGGCACGGCATCGCCTTCGTGGAGGTCCGCGGGGCCGTGGACCGCGCCCTGCCGCTCCCCGAGCCCGTGCAGAAGACCGACTTCTACTTCAAGTTCCTTCCCGCGGTTGACGGTTCCGGCTTCGACGGCGACCCGGTGCTCGTGCACTGCACGCGCAACGAGAAGGTCCGCAAGCTGGAGAACGTCACCGGGGACGTGGTCCTGCGCGAGTCGATGTTCGACCCGGTCGCCGACCTCCCGGTCCGCCGCCTCGTCGAGATCACCATCGGCGAGAAGACCACCGACCAGCAGGGCCGGGTCGTCGAACGGGTCAGCGCGCAGGCCCTCCTCCCGTACCTCCACCAGCGCTACGACGACCCGCAGCAGGCCTTCGACGGCCCCCCGGAAGGGAGCGTCTGAGATGCGGCTCGAATCCGGACAGGTCGCCGTGGTCACGGGAGCCGCGAGCGGCATCGGCCGGGCCATGGCCCGCCGCTTCGCCGCCGAGGGCCTCAAGGTGGTCCTCGCCGACGTCGAGGAGGGCGCCCTCGCCAAGGCCGCCGGGGAGCTCGCCGCCGAGGGCGCCGAGGTGCTCGCCCGGGTGGTCGACGTCAGCGACCGCGACTCGGTGACCGCCCTCGCCGACGCCGCGTACGGGGCCTTCGGTGCGGTCCACGTGCTGTGCAACAACGCCGGCGTCGGATCCGGCGCCGAGGGCCGGATGTGGGAGCACGAGCCCAACGACTGGAAGTGGGCGTTCTCCGTCAACGTCTGGGGCGTCTTCCACGGCATCCAGGCCTTCGTGCCCCGCATGATCGCCGGCGGCGCCCCCGGCCACGTCGTCAACACCTCCTCCGGCGACGGCGGCATCGCCCCCCTGCCCACCGCCTCCGTGTACGCCGTCACCAAGGCGGCCGTGGTCACGATGACCGAGTCCCTCTACGCCCACCTGCGGGCGGAGGGCGCCTCCGTCGGCGCCTCCGTGCTCTTCCCCGGGCCGCACATGCTGCGCACCGGCCTGTGGGAGTCGCACCGCAACCGCCCCGACCGGTACGCCAAGGAGCGGCCGCGCAGGACCCCGTACCGCAGCCTCGACCAGTGGGAGGCCGCGATGAGGGAAGCCGGCCAGGAGATCGCCTTCACCCCGGTCGAGGAGGTCGCCGAGCACGTCGTGGACGGCATCCGCGCCGACCGCTTCTGGATGCTCCCGGCCAGCGAGCACAGCGACCGGCAGATCAGGGCCCGCTCGCAGTCGATGCTCGACCGCGCCAACCCCGCCTACCTGGAACGCTTCATCCTCGACTAGGGACGCCTCGTGAGTGACACACCCGTGAGTGAGACTCCGTACGAAGACCCGTATCTGATCATTTCCTCCGACTGCCACGCGGGCCTGCCCACCGAGCGGTACCGCCCCTACCTCGACTCCCGGTTCCACCCCGAGTTCGACGAATTCCTCGGCCAGCGCGACGCCCGCCGCGAGGAGGCCACCCGGCTCGGGGTGCGCAACGAGGCCTTCGCCGAGAAGTGGTTCCACGACCACGAGGAGGGCCTCAAGGGCGGCTGGGACACCACCCAGCGGCTGAAGGAGCTCGACGGCGACGGGGTCGCGGCCGAGGTCGTCTTCCCCGACGCGGACGCCGTCGACAGCCAGACCGCCGCCCCCTTCGGGGTGGGCCTGGGCCTGTCCGGCGACCAGGACCCCGAACTCGGCATGGCGGGCGCGCAGGCGCACAACCGCTGGCTCGCCGAGTTCGTCTCCGCCCACCCCGAACGGCACTGCGGTGTCGCCCTGCTGCCCATCACCGGGGAGCCGTCGAAGGTGGTCGCCGAGATCCACCGGGCCAAGGAGTCCGGCCTCGGCGCGCTGATGATCCCCTCGATGTGGGTGGACAAGGCGCCCTACCACGACCGCCGCTACGACCCCGTGTGGGCGGCCGCCGCCGAGACGGCCATGCCGATCGTCACCCACTCCGGCGCGGCCCCGCGCCACGAGTACGGCGACCACCTCGGCATCTACGTCTCCGAGGTCACGTGGTGGCCGGCCCGGCCGCTGTGGTTCCTGCTCTGGTCGGGGGTCTTCGAGCGCCACCCGGGCCTGAAGTTCGGGGTCGCCGAGTCGGGCTGCTGGTGGCTGCCGAACCAGCTGTGGTTCATGGACCGGCTCTACCTGGGCGCGCACGGCGGCAAGAAGCTGTCCCCGTTCGCGGAGCTGAAGCGCCCGCCCAGCGAGTACCTGGACCGGCAGGTGTTCGTCTGCGCCACCAACACCAAGCGCCGCGAGCTGGCGCAGCGCTACGAGATCGGCGTCGACAACATCCTGTGGGGCTCGGACTTCCCGCACCCCGAGGGCACCTGGCCCCACACCCGCACCTGGCTGAAGAACACCTTCCACGACATCCCGGTGGCCGAGACCCGCCGGATGCTGGGCCTGGCCGCCGCCGACGTCTTCGGCTTCGACACGGCCAAGCTCGCCCCGGTCGCCCGCCGGATCGGCCCCACCCCGGCGGAGCTCGGCCAGTCGCCCGACCAGGCGGCGGTCGAGGCCTCATGGGCGCGCTCCCGCGAGGTCGGCCGGCACTGGCTGACGGACAACGACTTCCCGGTCCTGGGGGCCTCCTGATGGACGACCGCTACACCGTCATCTCCGCCGACTGCCACGCGGGCGCCGACCTCCTCGACTACAGGCCGTACCTGGACAAGCGCCACCACGAGGACTTCGACGCCTGGGCCGCCGGATACGTCAATCCGTACGAGGACCTGCTCGCCGACACCGCCGACCGGAACTGGAACTCGCCCCGCCGGCTGGCCGAGCTCGAAGCGGACGGCATCGTCGCGGAGGTCCTCTTCCCCAACACCATCCCGCCCTTCTTCCCGAACGCCTCCCTGATGGCCCAGCCGCCGACCCGGGCCGAGTACGAGCAGCGCTGGGCCGGCCTCCAGGCCCACAACCGCTGGCTCGCCGACTTCTGCGCCGACGCCCCGGGCCGCCGGGCGGGCGTGGCGCAGATCCTGCTGAACGACGTGGACGCGGCGGTCGCGGAGATCCGCCGCTGCCGCGACGCGGGCCTGACCGGCGGCATCCTGCTGCCCGGCGTACCGCCCGGCTCGACCGTGCCCGAGCTGTACTCCTCGGTGTACGACCCGATCTGGGCGGTCTGCGACGAGCTGGACGTACCGGTGAACCACCACGGGGGTTCCGCGTCCCCGCCGCTGGGCGACGAACCGGCCGCGCGGGCGGTCTTCATGGTCGAGGCCACCTGGTTCTCGCACCGCGCCCTGTGGCACCTGATCTTCGGGGGCGCGTTCCGCCGCCATCCGGGCCTCAAGCTGGTCCTCACCGAACAGGGCTCCGGCTGGATCCCCGGGGTCGTGGAGATGCTGGACTACTACCACGGGCGCCTGGTCGCGGCCGGGGCGTCGGCCGAGACCGCCGAGAAGAAGTTCGGCGCGGGCCTGGCCGAGTCCATGGGCAAGGGTCCGGGCGAGGTCTGGCGGGACAACTGCTTCGTCGGCGCCAGCTTCATGCGCCCGCACGAGGTGCCGCTGCGGGACCGGATCGGCCTCGACAAGATCATGTGGGGCAGTGACTACCCGCACGACGAGGGCACCACCCCGTACTCCCGCGAGGGCCTGCGCATCGCGTACGCGGGGCTCCCGCGCGAGGAGGTCGCCGCGATGGTCGGCGGCAACGCCGCCCGGGTCTACGGCTTCGACCTCGCCGTCCTCGACCCGATCGCGGCCAAGCACGGCCCGACCGTGGCGGAGGTCGCGCGGCCGCTCACCGAGATCCCGCCGCAGGCCACCAGCCCGGCCTTCGCCCGCGGCGGGTCCGTACGGGTCTGGTGACCGGGCGGATGTCGTGAACCGCACCCCCTCCCGCCGGACCGGCTCACTCGTGGACCACGAGCCGGTCCGGCGGGAAGAGGTGTGCGCCGAGCGGCTGCGCAGTGCCGGAGACGTGCACCGTCAGCCGGTCGAGGTCCCGCAGCGGCCGCAGGTCGACCGGGCCGCCGCAGTCGGTGAGGTACAGCTGCTCCAGCCGTGGCAGGGAGCGCAGCGGCTCCAGTCCGGAGGCGAGCGCGGACTGGCTCACCGAGAGGTGGGTCAGCTCGCGGTGCCGCAGCAGGGTGGCCACGTCCAGTGCGCTCTGCCCGGTCATGTGCAGGAAGGTCAGCGCCGGCAGCGGGGTGAGGCGTTCCAACTGCACGGCCTGCCGGTCGCCGCCGATGGTCAGGGACCGCAGCCCGGGCCATTTCTCCAGTCCGTCCAGGGACAGCCCGTGCGCTCCCCGGTAGAGCGCCAGCCCGATCAGCCCGGGGCCGACCGGGATCTCGCCCACCGAGGCGGGGCCGGTGTCGAAGTCCAGCCCGAGGTGGGTGAGCGCGGGCAGGTCCGCCAGCGGCTCCAGGCCGAGCCCGTCGGCGAGCCGGTAGAGGTAGAGGGCCTCCAGCGGGAGTCCGCGCAGCGTGTCGAGGTCGACGTGCGGGCAGCCGTTGATGCCGAGCTGGCGCAGCTGTGGCAGCCCGCGCAGCGGCCCGAGGTCGCGCAGGCTCGCGTTGCTCGTGAGGAACAGGCCCGTGAGGTCCCGATGGGAGAGGAGGTCCCGCGGGATGCCGTGGTCGCCCTCCAGCTGGATCCGGGTGATGTGGCGCAGCCGGGGCAGCTCGGCCACCTGCTCGGCCGTCCGGGTCTGGAGGAACGCGCCCGGGAGCGGAATCGCGCCGAGGACCGCGTCCACATAGGCGGTCGCGTCGAACGATCCCCAGTTCACCGCCAGTTCGAGCTGCACCTCGGCCCGCTCGTCGGCCCGGAACCCGGCGATCACCTCCAGCGCCCGGTCGCCGCCCACGAGCGCCGCCGTGCGCACGGTGGCCGCCGCTTCCCGGGCGGCCAGCTCGTCGGCGCCCTGCAGCATCTCCAGGACCAGCTCCCCGGCCTTCGCTAGCTCCTCCGCCTGGGTCCGGCCGCGCGGCGGCAGCAGCTCGGCGGTGCGGGTCTCGATCTCCGCGCGTACCGCCGGGTCCAGTTCGGGCGCGTGCTCCAGGCAGGCCGCGGCCAGCAGCACCAGCCGGCTGCGGTAGCGCGGGGACCGGTCCGCGTGGCGCAGCAGGCTCCGCAGCAGGTGGGCGCGCTCGCCGGGCCGGGCGTGCCCCACCGCCATCCGTACGACGTCGTCCCAGCCGTCGTCGTAGGCGTTGCGGGCCAGCACCCCGAAGTCCCGGCTCTCCACGGCCTCCTTCGCGCCGAGGTAGTCGAGGAAGGTCCGGTGGACGAACTCCACGGCGCCCGGGGCCGGTTCGCGCAGCACCCCGCTGCGGATCAGCAGGTGCGAGAAGACCTGCTCGGCCGTGCCCTGGGCGCGGACCTGCGGCATCGCGTCCAGCCAGCCGTCGATCATGAGCACCGCGTCCTTGCGGCGGGCCTCCTGCTGGTCGTTGCGGATCAGCCAGTACGCGAGGCGCTGGAGCAGCACCATCTGCTCGTCGCGGGTCAGCTCGACGCCCTCCACGCCGTTGATCTCGCGCTCGGTGTCCCGTCGTACGAGCAGCAGGTCGAGGGCGGCGTCGTACAGCTCCTTGCGGGCCCGGGGCAGCTGCATCCGGCGGTCCCGGTTCAGGGCGCACAGCAGCGCGCACATCAGCGGGTTGGTGGCCAGCCGGCCCAGGTCGCGGCGGGTGGTGACGGCCTTGACGAGGGAGGCCTCGTAGGTGTCGAGGCCGGCGAGGTCGTCGGGCCGCTCCTCGGCACGGGCCGCCCGGTGCCAGTGCCCGATGAAGGTGCGGATGCCGTCGCGTTCCATGGGGAGCAGGG
It contains:
- a CDS encoding Asp23/Gls24 family envelope stress response protein → MTESVTGSKTSVTGGKTLPAAERGRTTIADGVVEKIAGLAAREVLGVHAMGSGLSRTFGAVRDRVPGGGGGKSVSRGVKAEVGEVQTALDLEIVIDYGVSITEVARAVRENVVSAVERMTGLEVVEVNIAVTDVKLPDEPDDEPETRIQ
- a CDS encoding DEDDh family exonuclease, which gives rise to MTMLDDRTTAETTWPAAYPQGYAVVDVETTGLARDDRIVSAAVYRLDAQGNVEDHWYTLVNPQRDPGPVWIHGLTSDMLDGAPLFQDIAEEFAGRLADRVLVAHNAMFDWQMIAREYARAATAAPVRQRLCTIALSKELRLPLPNHKLESLAAHFGVVQQRAHHALDDARVLAEAFRPSLHAAARDGVRLPLLECRPLTEWSDSPAAPRIGYQASYGSSGGSWRPSRKRPPCPYPNPGRYEDGRPLRQGMRIAFSGDTSVDRELLEDRAVEAGLHVATSVSRLTSLLVTNDPDSATSKTVKAKTFGTPVVDEAAFTQLLRDVAAADG
- a CDS encoding acetoacetate decarboxylase family protein, producing the protein MARVRYGARTEAEIAASRAKSSKLPDIWSTGVVAVWESDPEVVAAVLPPPLKPAERPLVRANISKVDLPGYPLGAGSVAVAARHGGVEGWYPLVMPMTLERALTGGREVFGEPKKLGEVTVERDGLVVRAALARHGIAFVEVRGAVDRALPLPEPVQKTDFYFKFLPAVDGSGFDGDPVLVHCTRNEKVRKLENVTGDVVLRESMFDPVADLPVRRLVEITIGEKTTDQQGRVVERVSAQALLPYLHQRYDDPQQAFDGPPEGSV
- the amaP gene encoding alkaline shock response membrane anchor protein AmaP, producing the protein MTRMLGTVNRILLGLAGLVLTALGTVLLTGFRPYEGRHDVLLGDAERTRWQEHGWWWPAVIATLAVLVLLALWWLLAQLRRSRLAAVLVDTGDGAGAVLRGHALEAALTAEAAALDGVAHCQVTLHGRRGAPRARVRMRLAPHAVPADALAGLADEVLAHARASAGLADLPAEARLQVASHHARRVT
- a CDS encoding SURF1 family cytochrome oxidase biogenesis protein, encoding MYRFVLTRQWVFLTLFALALIPGMIRLGFWQFHRHEHRVAQNELIAGSLAAKPVPVTDLAAPGREVPRADYWRTVTATGRYDGAHEVVVRMRTSADDKVGFHVVTPLVLPDGRAVLVNRGWVASGGDVRAYPPVPAAPRGEVTVTGRLKADETSAGSGIKDRKGLPDRQVMLINSEQQAAALKRPVLGGYLELTAPVPAGDSPEPVPEPDHDSIGPHMAYAVQWWLFAAAVPVGWVVLVRREKRDRDEAAARAAATAAALAADGPEPEPATA
- a CDS encoding SDR family oxidoreductase; amino-acid sequence: MDLGLRDRVYVVTGAGRGLGLAAARELAADGAKVVVSGRDEQRITAAAAAIGPNAVGVSADNADPQTAHRLIATAREHFGRFDGILVSVGGPPPGFAADNTDAQWTASFESVFLGAVRLARAAAAELDEGGVIGFVLSGSVHEPIPGLTISNGLRPGLAGFAKSLADELGPQGIRVVGLLPARIDTDRVRELDALSGDAEAARVANESRIPLRRYGTAEEFGRTAAFLLSPAASYLTGVMLPVDGGSRHGF
- a CDS encoding TetR/AcrR family transcriptional regulator is translated as MTRSALTRSDVLAAAASLVRQHGPAALTMRKLAAELGTAVTSIYWHVGNRESLLDALVERTVTEMGAIRPAGRTPAERIVSVARMLRREVRDRPHLIAMVHERGLTERMFLPAQQALVHEVHAAGLRGSAAADAVRAIQFQIVGFVLVERNRERSPAQSPAEGDLWDPATAPEDPALARALARPADPDRLFLLSVRALVASLLPPAG
- a CDS encoding Asp23/Gls24 family envelope stress response protein — translated: MTSPAPRSSRTVRLAPADRGATRIADRVVARIAAQAAREALGAPQPEAAPPHASVTVHHDIARVRITLELGYPGDLGAQCAAVRRRVADRIEELAGMAVPEVDIDVERLHSLQTRPGARARLR
- a CDS encoding SDR family NAD(P)-dependent oxidoreductase, which codes for MRLESGQVAVVTGAASGIGRAMARRFAAEGLKVVLADVEEGALAKAAGELAAEGAEVLARVVDVSDRDSVTALADAAYGAFGAVHVLCNNAGVGSGAEGRMWEHEPNDWKWAFSVNVWGVFHGIQAFVPRMIAGGAPGHVVNTSSGDGGIAPLPTASVYAVTKAAVVTMTESLYAHLRAEGASVGASVLFPGPHMLRTGLWESHRNRPDRYAKERPRRTPYRSLDQWEAAMREAGQEIAFTPVEEVAEHVVDGIRADRFWMLPASEHSDRQIRARSQSMLDRANPAYLERFILD
- a CDS encoding DUF6286 domain-containing protein → MSGAPAGPAPADATPAGPAPAGPAPPPARAGRFRSARRVPAALTAAVVLGAAALLLYDVTAVRLDRPGMQWRRALADRLAGHTLDDPGTVTAAVVLVLLGVLLLVLALTPGLRHVLTMRSPDASVRAGLTRKAAGLIVRDRAMEVSGVQAVKVTVGRARIRVGVSSHFRELDDVRTELDTVLAVAVDELGLAHAPRLHVRVTRPARKG